ccagaactacacgacaggacttggtcaatgacctgaaaagagctgggaccaccgtttccaaggttactgtaggtaatacactaagacgtcatgatgtgaaatcatgcatggcacgaaaggttcccctgcttaaaccagcacatgtcaaggcccgtcttaagtttgcatatgaccatttggatgatacagaggagtcatgggagaaagttttatggtcagatgagaccaaaatagaactttttggtcataattccaataagcgtgtttggaggaagaagaatgaagagtacaatccgaagaacaccatccctactgtgaagcatgggggtggtagcatcatgctttgggggtgtttttctgcacatgggacaggacgagtgcactgcattaaagagaggatgactggggccgtgtattgtgagattttggggaacaacctccttccctctgtcagagcattgaagatgggtcgtggctgggtcttccaacacgacaacgacccgaagcacacagccaggaaaaccaaggagtggctccgtaagaagcatatcaaggttctagcatggcccagccagtctccagacctgaacccaatcgaaaatctttggagggagctcaaactccgtgtttctcagcgacagcccagaaacctgactgatctagagaagatctgtgtggaggagtgggccaagatccctcctgcagtgtgtgcaaacctggtgaaaaactacaggaaacgtttgacctctgtaatagcaaacaaaggctactgtaccaaatattaacattcattttctcaggtgttcaaatacttatttgcagctgtatcacacaaataaattgttaaaaaatcatgcattgtgatttctggatttttctttttagtttatctctctcacagtggacatgcacctacgatgaaaatttcagacccctccatgatttctaagtgggagaaatagcaaaatagcagggtgttcaaatacttattttcttcactgtacatgcaTGTCACAATGAACCCTAAATGTACTACAGTATACATTTTACAGGtgaatttagttttagttttgaaTGCACATAGCCAACATGTTCAACACAACACTCTTAATAATCTAACTACCTAAATGCAATGATTGTATACATTGTTAGGTTTTGCAGTTGTTTTTATCAGTTCTGTAAGTTTTCATCAAGATATGCCAATCTGTCATATTTACTGACTGAGATCTAATTGATGCTTAAAGGCCAAATGAAGACAAACTCTAATGACACTcactgatgtaaaaaaaaaaatcatgttctGAATGGGACTGTTCCATTCTAGCCATGTAGGTGGCAGTGTTGCACATTTCAAAGCAAGTGGGAAAAGCCAGCAAGATAGGGGAAAGAAACAAAGTTCCATCTATTGGCTCTAGTGGGCTCAATGCAAGCCGACTGGTAACATTCAAAAGTGAGAATTAACTCCTACTCTGCAACATTATCTTGATATGAAACAAGAAATGGTGATCAAAACATAACCTGTAATAGGTTTTTCAAAAGTATATAATCCAACACattcaaaataatgtaaaagcCTTGTCCCCTATTCTAATGCCTCAAATCAATCTTCCCAAGCAGCCTGATGTGGTGGATATTTTAGCTGTCAAGCAGGGGTTAGACCAATTCTGGGTTAGACCAAATTATCCTCAAGCATCCCTGCAGTTTTAGTCACGGCCAAACAGAAATGTGTTTTGATGTCTTTATGTttaaccagaaaaaaacatgggtCAACGTACATTTCCGCATGCCCATTCTCCCTGGCTGTCATTCCTCTGTGGTTCTGTGACTCCTGGAGCATCTGCCGCTCCCGCTGCTTGTTCCTCATCCCCAAACACAAGGAGAGCAGCAGCATGACCACCCCCGAGCCCACCAGGACAAAGGCCACAGAGGAAGCTTTACTTTTTCTTGATCCAGTAGAATCATCTTCTCCTCCACCTGGACTGCTGCCGCTGCTCCCAGTGGTTTCTGCAGGAACCACGCTCCACACGATCATCACGATGCCCAGGGCCACCAGTCCAACACCCAGAGCACAGAGTGCATACTGGGAACCAGAGTTTCCATTGTTCTCATTACTGctgctattgttattattgtcattagtGCTTCCTCTGCTGCGGGGGCTGGATTGTCCATCTGCACTGGAACGCATCTTGACAGTCACTCCAACTCAGTCAATCCGAATGCAAAGGTGTTATAAACTACAGACAAAAACATAGAAAGGCAGTGCAAATGGGTAAAAGACGACAGAAAGTCAAATGAGATAATGAGACAATACCCTCCTGAGTATATTGGTTGAAATAACAGCAAATGTCGGCTCAATCTCCTCTTccagagcgtgaatggaagctagcaggggttagcttgagtggttgtgtgtgcacgacacatattacacatagtATAATTCGACACGAATtacatgggtgactacatcttccttaatcacaagcacaggcattacaggtTGTTGAAGACTTAGTAGCATTGTATGCAGAGACTGTCATgacattagaaaagttagccactttcttatcaataaataaacaagcttGACAATTTGAGAcgagtgtatttcattatatggctttaaggggacctatcatgctaatttttcgaccctttgtattgagttgtggactcctgtaaagctttgtgtgctggttattgtgtgtataaccagcacaaaaagctttatagttcttccagaatctgcacctattcagctgtatttctttggaaaatACAGCTAatagtataggagttgataaactgtgatttagctttttaaaatgtcggcttttaacaaACAAAGCCATATGTGTTGGGATACTGAATTCaatccagaagtagagactggagaGTCTGATGTTTCTCAAAAAAAGAGGTTACTTAAAAACGTCTcttaatggtaagtagctttagcatttgagcgttaggttttctacagcattggtAACCGAATGTTGCTACTAATTGTGGAGGGAAACGGCTTTTAGCAACCCCTCTCACTGTATGCAAGCGCTTTTGTGCCAtgatttccacaaaataaacagttaggacactgatacaTTGTTACTTACTGATTGCTCAGTCCACACGAACGAGTAACGTTGGAAAGCAGTCAGGCTTCAGCAGCAGTTTGTCAGCTAGTCCAGCCGCATACTGGTCCATGTTTACAAAACCAGTAGGatatgctgttgacagattaaaatccatttattttgctggtagggaatcaggattTCCAACCACTTCtacctgatggtggcgtctgtAGGAATTGGAAATGTTGTTTTGCTAGCAAGCCATTGGGAGAGGGCACAGAGCTTTTTtgcttacagacacgcccatattaGGAAGTCCACCCCCCATGATAGATTCTAAAGGTCCACAAACATCCCCAAAAACATGTATGCTAGGCTAACTATTGACTCTAAGTTGTCTTTAgttgtgaatggctgtttgtcaaTACGAGCCCTACTGGGTTGGCTGGGGCAAGCCCCAGCTCCCAACGATGAAGGCTGCCAAAAGTTAACTGTATTAGGTTTGTTGTCAGTCAAATGGCGCTATCCACAAATACTAGCTTAAtgtaacatgttttttgtttgtttacgtgAACCCAGTAACCCCAAATGATATTTACAAATTCCCACCAGTCTCAAATGCTACGTGATTACATTAATTTGCACATAAATTACACTTTTTCTTGTCAGTTTGTCAACTAAAAAGTTGACTGCAATGCAACATTACTCACGGGTATGGTTTTGTTCCCCTTTTTCACAAAATACACCACATGCCTTGACCTGCTAGGAGGGACGACTAGACAGTGAGATTACTCCTAGAAAATGTATGGTATGAGCCACAACGATTACGGACAGCTGAGAAAAGTTCCCCCATCATGCTAAGTGGGCACACCTACTCGCCATGTAAAAGCattgctacaatgctacatggGTACTGATACATATAATTcaccaaaacagcacaaaaaatcCAACGTGAAGCGTTACCTCATGACTATTACCGTACCATTGTTACACTTTACAGTCATGTCCGTTTGTTAATGAGAAAAGTTTCATGTTTCAGACGTAAAGACTCCAATCAACAAAAGAACACAACGTAAATACATTTGAATGATACGTTATACCGCGACACGACACTACCCCGGGAGGTAGTAAAGTTTACTATTTAGGGTCGTCGTCTAACTTTTGGAAAGAAGAGGCCGCCTAAACGGTTCTTTTGCACACTTTTACTCACCATTAAATTGTCCTCGGCGCCGCCACCAAAACTGCCGTTTGTCGTCAAATGAAGACGACGATGTAAAAAGTCATCCACAGGACATTTTTAATGGCAAAATGACGCAACGTGAAAAAGCAGCTTCGCTCTGAAATAGACGGATCCGCAAAGAGGGAGACAACCAGACAGCTAGGAGGTTACTTCCACTTCAAGGTTAACCCTTTAGTGACTGGACAACAGACTACTTCCTCATATAGGGGGCGTctgtttactcaactgcagagagggCCTGGTGTTTACGAGGCATAATGTATAGTGTATCATCAAATGTTGACAGGAACCTTACTTTCGACCTCGCTAACATTTCAACATGCTAGTGTAGAAAGTGTTATGAGTTTGTGTAGTAAAACTGCAGCCTTTGTGATGTGTATTCAGTTATATCCTTGATGGAGTTACAACTTCTccattttgtaatttatttagtATATGTTTCCGGTTCTATGGTCATCATTACACCTTTACTTTTCACGCTTTAGATCAGAGAAAAAGACAGAAgaatacaaacatgtacatgtCAGGCATGCCTTTTATATCCTGTTGCTGTCGCATTTATTATAATGTCCCACTGAGATGTTCATGTTTCTTGTTTA
This window of the Doryrhamphus excisus isolate RoL2022-K1 chromosome 10, RoL_Dexc_1.0, whole genome shotgun sequence genome carries:
- the tmem51a gene encoding transmembrane protein 51a, whose amino-acid sequence is MRSSADGQSSPRSRGSTNDNNNNSSSNENNGNSGSQYALCALGVGLVALGIVMIVWSVVPAETTGSSGSSPGGGEDDSTGSRKSKASSVAFVLVGSGVVMLLLSLCLGMRNKQRERQMLQESQNHRGMTARENGHAEIPEEDAQRYAVPTYEEAVGSGQYPVRQSNLQPSSSQLPSYDDLVQVDGVQYEFEGSDVTASQPGPTSVPTTAVASASNRKHGKSGRKLLPIKIRRIKSEKMPNSQPVAGISIEPLTPPPQYEDKVPPL